One Nonomuraea angiospora DNA segment encodes these proteins:
- a CDS encoding enoyl-CoA hydratase-related protein, producing MDGAGGYFCSGADTRDLAASSADPAAPESVARTSAVYAAFVQVGRLPVPSVSLVTGGAVGAGLNLVLATDLMLVSHDAVLDSGFVARGIHPGGGHLALLGRAAGYQHAIALGALGAALSGAEAVRRGLAWDVTEPHAMLDTATRLVAKAAADPQLARRIKQSATLELGPPAVSWPSALEIERGMQMWSLGRKGSQGWDRKPPKPPKPPVES from the coding sequence GTGGACGGCGCGGGCGGCTACTTCTGCAGCGGCGCCGACACCCGCGACCTGGCCGCCTCCTCCGCCGATCCCGCCGCGCCCGAGTCGGTCGCGCGGACCTCCGCCGTGTACGCGGCGTTCGTACAGGTCGGGCGGCTCCCGGTGCCCAGCGTGTCCCTGGTGACCGGCGGCGCGGTCGGCGCCGGGCTCAACCTCGTCCTGGCCACCGACCTGATGCTGGTCAGCCATGACGCGGTGCTCGACAGCGGGTTCGTGGCGCGCGGCATCCACCCGGGCGGCGGTCACCTGGCCCTGCTCGGCCGCGCGGCCGGCTATCAGCACGCCATCGCGCTCGGAGCCCTGGGCGCGGCGTTGTCCGGCGCCGAGGCCGTGCGCCGCGGCCTGGCCTGGGACGTGACCGAGCCGCACGCCATGCTGGACACCGCCACCCGGCTCGTGGCCAAGGCCGCCGCCGACCCGCAGCTGGCCCGGCGGATCAAGCAGAGCGCCACCCTCGAACTCGGCCCGCCCGCGGTGTCCTGGCCGTCGGCGCTGGAGATCGAACGCGGGATGCAGATGTGGTCGCTGGGCCGCAAGGGCAGCCAGGGGTGGGACCGGAAGCCGCCCAAGCCGCCCAAGCCGCCCGTGGAGTCCTGA
- a CDS encoding acyl-CoA dehydrogenase family protein, producing the protein MTTDHPRDPAEGPAFVTTDHLRDPAEGPAFVTGDHLRDLAEAVRALLGARPDALWARLEELGFTSLTVPERQGGSGGTLTDAAVVVREAGAAGAALPLSEALFIAGPLLAASGAALPAGTVTAYVGDLVAQPGPGGRWRVTGPLVRVPWLRSADHLVALVGTPDGPGTAVLPAPAGLTPGENLAGEERDSAVLDGAEAAVTPLPPGPWRHELELHGAAARALQLAGAARAVLTLTARHVADRVQFGRPLARFQAVQHRLARLAADVVTVEVTADAAVAALRDGAQDRELAVASAKAEASALARSVAAAGHQLHGAIGFTMEHRLGACTRRLWAWREEHGNELHWQRRCADLARGSGDVWELVTGEPGSRPL; encoded by the coding sequence GTGACCACCGACCATCCCCGCGACCCGGCCGAGGGTCCTGCCTTCGTGACCACCGACCATCTCCGCGACCCGGCCGAGGGTCCTGCCTTCGTGACCGGCGACCATCTGCGCGACCTGGCCGAGGCGGTGCGGGCCCTGCTGGGCGCGCGGCCCGACGCGCTCTGGGCCCGGCTGGAGGAGCTGGGTTTCACCTCGCTCACGGTTCCCGAGCGCCAGGGCGGGAGCGGTGGCACGCTCACCGACGCCGCCGTGGTGGTCCGCGAAGCCGGCGCGGCCGGGGCGGCGCTGCCCCTGTCCGAGGCCCTGTTCATCGCCGGCCCGCTGCTCGCCGCGTCGGGAGCCGCGCTGCCGGCCGGGACGGTGACCGCGTACGTCGGCGATCTGGTGGCGCAGCCGGGCCCCGGCGGCCGGTGGCGGGTCACCGGCCCGCTGGTCCGCGTGCCCTGGCTGCGATCCGCCGATCACCTGGTGGCCCTGGTCGGCACCCCGGACGGGCCGGGAACCGCCGTGCTGCCCGCCCCCGCCGGGCTCACCCCCGGCGAGAACCTGGCGGGGGAGGAGCGCGACAGCGCCGTGCTCGACGGCGCCGAGGCGGCGGTCACGCCCCTGCCGCCCGGCCCGTGGCGCCACGAGCTGGAGCTGCACGGGGCCGCGGCGCGGGCGCTGCAGCTGGCCGGCGCCGCCCGCGCCGTACTGACGCTCACCGCGCGGCACGTCGCCGACCGGGTGCAGTTCGGGCGGCCGCTGGCCCGGTTCCAGGCGGTCCAGCACCGGCTCGCGCGGCTGGCGGCCGACGTGGTCACCGTCGAGGTGACGGCGGACGCGGCGGTCGCGGCGCTGCGGGACGGCGCCCAGGACCGGGAGCTCGCTGTGGCCTCGGCCAAGGCCGAGGCGTCCGCGCTGGCCCGGTCGGTGGCCGCCGCGGGTCACCAGCTGCACGGCGCGATCGGGTTCACGATGGAGCACCGGCTCGGCGCCTGCACCAGGAGGCTGTGGGCCTGGCGCGAGGAACACGGCAACGAGCTCCACTGGCAGCGCAGGTGCGCCGACCTGGCGAGAGGATCGGGCGACGTGTGGGAGCTCGTCACCGGCGAGCCGGGGTCGAGGCCCCTTTGA
- a CDS encoding TetR/AcrR family transcriptional regulator — protein sequence MSPRGRPRDTEVDERVLQAATELLLRRGYGGLSTDEVAERAGIAKTTLYRRWPTKDHLALAVVARLQDHDEITDTGDIRRDLTDYMEKVAAGLNRMRVAGLPPGQDSRSAGTVAELVAAAARHDDVGELERGVYARRNALACRLIERARDEGRLRPDVDPMTLLEQLAGALYYRVLITGDPVDRAYAERLVAAALDGAL from the coding sequence ATGAGTCCACGGGGCCGGCCGCGTGACACCGAGGTCGACGAGCGCGTCCTGCAGGCGGCCACCGAGCTGCTGCTGCGGCGCGGGTACGGCGGGCTGTCCACCGACGAGGTGGCCGAGCGGGCCGGCATCGCCAAGACCACGCTGTACCGCCGCTGGCCCACCAAGGACCACCTCGCCCTGGCCGTCGTGGCCAGGCTGCAGGACCACGACGAGATCACCGACACCGGCGACATCCGGCGCGACCTCACCGACTACATGGAGAAGGTCGCCGCCGGGCTCAACCGGATGCGGGTCGCGGGCCTGCCGCCCGGCCAGGACAGCCGCTCGGCGGGGACGGTGGCCGAGCTGGTCGCCGCCGCCGCGCGCCACGACGACGTCGGCGAGCTGGAGCGCGGCGTCTACGCCCGCCGCAACGCGCTGGCCTGCCGCCTCATCGAACGCGCCCGCGACGAGGGCCGGCTCCGCCCCGACGTCGACCCCATGACGCTGCTGGAGCAGCTCGCCGGGGCCCTGTACTACCGCGTCCTGATCACCGGCGACCCGGTGGATCGCGCCTACGCCGAACGCCTGGTCGCCGCCGCCCTCGACGGCGCCCTCTGA
- a CDS encoding acyl-CoA dehydrogenase family protein translates to MNAQALALGAVAGLPDGLRELRVRVRRFLEDEIAAGGFAPEVDAWMSGVDPAFSGRLAGRGWVGMTIPVAYGGHGRTALERYVVTEELLAAGAPVAAHWIADRQIAPSILRNGTEQQKHRYLPQIARAQSFFAIGMSEPDSGSDLASVRTRAVEVEDGWRLTGTKVWTSVAHLATAVVVLARTDDAGDRHAGLSQFIVDLPHPAVTIRPIITIDGAHHFNEVVLDDAVIPASGLLGRRGDGWRQVTAELGNERSGPERILSTLPLLREWARPENLGDDPVAHAELGRLVSRLVALRRLSLSVAERLAEGESPAVAAALVKDLGTEFEGDVVDAVRRHVAPDPGGRGLAAMLAKAVLHVPAFTLRGGASEILRSIVAKELSS, encoded by the coding sequence GTGAATGCTCAGGCCCTGGCGCTCGGCGCGGTCGCCGGGCTGCCGGACGGGTTACGGGAGCTCCGGGTGCGGGTCAGGCGGTTCCTCGAGGACGAGATCGCGGCCGGCGGCTTCGCCCCCGAGGTCGACGCCTGGATGTCGGGCGTCGATCCGGCCTTCAGCGGCCGCCTGGCCGGGCGCGGGTGGGTGGGGATGACCATCCCCGTGGCGTACGGCGGGCACGGGCGGACCGCGCTGGAGCGCTATGTGGTGACCGAGGAACTGCTGGCCGCCGGGGCGCCCGTGGCCGCCCATTGGATAGCCGACCGGCAGATCGCGCCCAGCATCCTGCGTAACGGCACAGAACAACAGAAACACCGGTATCTTCCGCAGATTGCCCGCGCCCAGAGTTTCTTCGCGATCGGTATGTCCGAGCCCGATTCGGGTTCGGACCTGGCCTCGGTCCGGACCCGGGCCGTCGAGGTCGAGGACGGCTGGCGGCTGACGGGCACCAAGGTGTGGACCAGCGTGGCGCACCTCGCCACGGCGGTGGTCGTCCTGGCGCGCACCGACGACGCCGGGGACCGGCACGCCGGGCTCTCCCAGTTCATCGTGGACCTGCCCCACCCGGCGGTCACGATCCGGCCGATCATCACGATCGACGGGGCGCACCACTTCAACGAGGTGGTCCTCGACGACGCGGTGATCCCGGCGAGCGGACTGCTGGGCCGCCGGGGGGACGGCTGGCGCCAGGTCACCGCGGAGCTGGGCAACGAACGCTCCGGCCCCGAGCGCATCCTCAGCACGCTGCCGCTGCTGCGCGAGTGGGCCCGCCCGGAGAACCTGGGAGACGACCCGGTCGCGCACGCCGAGCTGGGCCGGCTGGTCTCCCGGCTGGTGGCGCTGCGCCGGCTGTCCCTGTCGGTCGCCGAGCGGCTGGCCGAGGGAGAGAGCCCGGCCGTGGCGGCGGCCCTGGTCAAGGACCTGGGCACGGAGTTCGAGGGCGACGTCGTGGACGCCGTACGGCGGCACGTCGCCCCGGATCCGGGCGGCCGGGGGCTCGCGGCCATGCTGGCCAAGGCCGTCCTGCACGTCCCGGCCTTCACCCTGCGCGGCGGCGCCAGCGAGATCCTGCGCTCGATCGTGGCCAAGGAGCTGTCCTCGTGA
- a CDS encoding cupin domain-containing protein: MSFITPETAVVRAADAEVIGGGDAPATGRLLLDSSSTGGALSSLRMTLTPGADGAVPHLHTSSSELFYVLGGAAQVLAGDEVLTLEEGDMAVVPPNVAHAFAAAPGSEADLLIVITPGVERFEYFRLLARLRTGEATLEELLNSQELYDNHFLDSPRWKEARSLGQG; the protein is encoded by the coding sequence ATGTCGTTCATCACGCCCGAAACCGCAGTCGTACGCGCGGCCGACGCCGAGGTCATCGGCGGCGGCGACGCCCCGGCCACCGGCCGGCTCCTGCTCGACTCCAGCTCCACCGGCGGCGCCCTGAGCAGCCTGCGCATGACCCTCACCCCGGGCGCCGACGGCGCGGTGCCCCACCTGCACACCTCCTCCAGCGAGCTGTTCTACGTCCTCGGCGGCGCCGCCCAGGTGCTGGCGGGCGACGAGGTGCTCACCCTGGAGGAGGGCGACATGGCCGTGGTGCCGCCGAACGTCGCCCACGCCTTCGCCGCCGCCCCCGGCTCCGAGGCGGACCTGCTGATCGTCATCACGCCGGGCGTGGAGCGCTTCGAGTATTTCCGCCTGCTGGCCCGCCTGCGCACCGGCGAGGCCACCCTCGAGGAGCTGCTGAACTCACAGGAGCTGTACGACAACCACTTCCTCGACAGCCCGCGGTGGAAGGAGGCCCGCTCGCTCGGGCAAGGCTGA